Proteins co-encoded in one Balneolaceae bacterium genomic window:
- the rbfA gene encoding 30S ribosome-binding factor RbfA: MSIRTERLSSVIQKDIGKILQQDYQPTGTFITVTQVRMTQDLSIAKIYLSVFSPDRDVKAIYEAIDDAQDEIRYQLASKIRNQVRRIPELLFYEDDTAEYVNKMERLFKKAREGRADTNDGSNSEKDMS; encoded by the coding sequence ATGAGTATTCGAACAGAGAGACTCAGCTCAGTTATTCAAAAAGATATTGGTAAGATTCTTCAACAGGATTATCAGCCCACGGGAACGTTTATTACGGTAACCCAGGTACGCATGACACAGGATCTCTCAATTGCAAAGATTTATCTGAGCGTTTTTTCACCAGACAGAGATGTAAAAGCCATCTATGAAGCGATTGATGATGCACAAGATGAGATTCGATATCAACTTGCATCAAAAATAAGGAACCAGGTTCGGCGAATTCCGGAACTCCTTTTTTATGAGGATGACACCGCTGAATATGTAAATAAGATGGAGCGGCTTTTTAAAAAAGCGCGAGAGGGCAGAGCCGATACAAATGATGGCTCAAATTCTGAAAAAGACATGTCTTAA